In one Bactrocera tryoni isolate S06 chromosome 5, CSIRO_BtryS06_freeze2, whole genome shotgun sequence genomic region, the following are encoded:
- the LOC120777416 gene encoding transmembrane protein 70 homolog, mitochondrial → MLSLRTLLRGSRSLVTIGQHGVKCVTTSKVNFNARLLAPICCSKVPQHTVDAQQHRLYASKASSGTNPNKVEDIRVYYGGLAPRMKAVKVFSLATSLAGLAAQPILLEQGLNMGGKPMAVFLCGFAGFFTFVTPLLLHFITKKYVTEIHYNPKSEEYTATTISILLFKIKTTFKPDDVKVPEVPGMFTSFLVHDKPLFVDPALFDDPEHYARIMGYDKPVDYKLDLTKLDKTNKNDQ, encoded by the exons atgctgTCTTTACGCACGCTACTGCGAGGTAGTCGTTCATTAGTGACAATTGGTCAACATGGTGTAAAATGTGTCACAACTTCCAAAGTTAATTTTAATGCACGACTTTTAGCACCAATTTGCTGTTCGAAAGTTCCACAACACACAGTTGATGCGCAACAACATCGATTGTACGCTTCCAAAGCAAGCTCTGGCACCAATCCTAATAAAGTTGAAGATATACGCGTTTATTATGGCGGTTTGGCGCCGAGGATGAAAGCTGTAAAAGTATTTTCCCTTGCCACCAGCTTGGCAGGTTTGGCCGCACAACCGATACTATTGGAACAAGGATTGAATATGGGTGGCAAGCCAATGGCAGTATTTCTGTGTGGTTTTGCTGGTTTCTTCACATTCGTGACACCGctgttattgcattttatcaCGAAAAAGTATGTTACAGAAATTCATTACAACCCAAAATCGGAGGAATACACGGCAACCACAATATCAATTTTGCTATTTAAGATTAAG ACTACATTCAAGCCAGATGATGTTAAGGTTCCTGAAGTTCCTGGAATGTTTACATCATTTCTGGTGCATGATAAACCTCTGTTCGTTGATCCTGCCCTCTTCGATGACCCTGAACACTATGCACGTATAATGGGATATGATAAACCAGTGGACTACAAATTAGATTTAACTAAATTGGacaaaacgaataaaaatgatCAGTGA
- the LOC120777885 gene encoding ubiquitin-related modifier 1 homolog, with protein MSKTDLKIFLEFSAGAELLFGNIKRRQVTLNGDEKWTISKLLKWMHANILTERPELFIQDDSVRPGILVLVNDTDWELLGELEYEIQPNDNILFISTLHGG; from the exons ATGTCCAAGACCgaccttaaaatatttttagaatttag TGCTGGCGCTGAATTGCTATTTGGAAACATTAAGCGGCGGCAGGTAACATTGAATGGTGACGAAAAGT GGACCATAAGTAAGCTGCTCAAGTGGATGCACGCCAATATTTTGACAGAGCGTCCAGAATTGTTCATACAAGATGACTCAGT GCGCCCCGGCATATTGGTGCTTGTGAACGACACGGATTGGGAGTTACTT GGTGAACTAGAGTATGAAATACAACCGAATGACAACATCCTGTTTATTTCGACGCTGCATGGCGGATAA